A single genomic interval of Sporosarcina sp. ANT_H38 harbors:
- a CDS encoding extracellular solute-binding protein codes for MKVIVLSLIALSLVFIWAGRNSGNADEGQVVIYTNGDEAASGAMENALNDAGYEGEYVLQSLGTSELGGKLMAEGDKIEADVVAMSSYFIESAQKQHAMFKDLTFSTNALEQNLPYYAPILGNTGSIFVNTEVFKQKGLAMPTSLKDLAKPEFKGLVSIPNIMDSSTGWLLVQAIVSEYGEQDGKAVLQDLIANTGPHLESSGSGPIKKVQAGEVAAGFGLRYQAVMAKESGLPIEYVDPIEGNFSLTESIAVVNKDDATTSLAMVMAEIITKNARKELLTHYPVALYEGERVMDVNKPAHAMQFEQPLTVELLQQHREFFKSAN; via the coding sequence ATGAAGGTAATCGTATTGTCGCTAATTGCTTTAAGTTTAGTGTTTATATGGGCGGGGCGTAACAGTGGCAATGCCGATGAAGGACAGGTTGTTATTTATACAAATGGGGATGAAGCGGCCTCTGGGGCTATGGAAAATGCATTGAATGATGCGGGATATGAAGGGGAATATGTGCTTCAATCTTTAGGAACTTCCGAATTAGGCGGGAAACTGATGGCAGAGGGCGATAAAATCGAAGCAGATGTTGTGGCGATGAGTTCTTATTTCATCGAAAGTGCTCAAAAACAACATGCCATGTTTAAGGACTTAACGTTTAGTACAAATGCGTTAGAACAAAATTTGCCCTATTATGCACCGATTTTAGGCAATACAGGGTCCATTTTTGTTAATACAGAAGTATTCAAGCAAAAGGGTTTGGCGATGCCAACTTCCCTGAAAGATTTGGCGAAACCTGAGTTTAAGGGTTTGGTGTCGATTCCAAATATTATGGACTCTTCAACGGGTTGGTTGCTAGTCCAAGCGATTGTTAGCGAATATGGGGAACAAGATGGGAAAGCGGTTCTCCAAGATTTAATAGCCAATACGGGTCCACATCTTGAAAGTTCAGGTTCAGGTCCTATTAAGAAAGTCCAAGCTGGCGAAGTGGCTGCTGGTTTTGGTTTGCGTTACCAGGCAGTAATGGCTAAAGAATCGGGCTTACCGATTGAGTATGTCGATCCAATTGAAGGTAACTTTTCTCTTACAGAATCAATTGCGGTTGTGAATAAAGACGATGCAACAACAAGTTTAGCAATGGTCATGGCCGAAATAATTACGAAAAATGCTCGAAAAGAGTTGCTGACACATTATCCGGTTGCGCTTTACGAAGGTGAAAGAGTGATGGATGTGAACAAACCGGCTCATGCGATGCAATTTGAACAACCATTAACCGTTGAACTCTTACAGCAGCATCGAGAATTCTTTAAATCAGCTAATTAA
- a CDS encoding ABC transporter ATP-binding protein, giving the protein MLKLQNISKLFDDKLVLDGINLEIEPGEIVSLLGPSGSGKTTLLHIILGLTSMDHGKIIFNDRDLSNVAMKDRGFNIVFQDYALFPNLNAYENIVYGLKNNKGLVSEEEIQEYIDFLELKPHLTKKIGELSGGQKQRVSIARTLVMKPKILLLDEPLSALDGVIKESIKQRIKSIAREFKLTTIIVTHDPEEALTLSDKVLIINDGSISQFGTPTEIINQPTTDFVKEFILKQLQIKRLNIYNLFGEHYA; this is encoded by the coding sequence TTGCTGAAATTACAAAATATTAGCAAGCTATTCGATGATAAGTTAGTTCTAGATGGCATAAATCTTGAGATTGAGCCAGGGGAGATTGTTTCACTACTAGGTCCGAGTGGTAGTGGTAAAACGACTTTATTACATATTATTTTAGGGTTAACGAGTATGGATCACGGAAAAATTATTTTTAATGATAGGGATTTGAGTAACGTAGCGATGAAGGATCGTGGATTTAATATCGTATTTCAAGATTATGCGCTTTTTCCTAATCTAAATGCATACGAAAATATTGTCTATGGTTTGAAAAATAACAAGGGGCTAGTATCTGAAGAGGAAATTCAAGAGTACATTGACTTTTTGGAATTAAAACCGCATTTAACAAAGAAAATCGGGGAATTATCGGGTGGTCAGAAACAGCGGGTATCTATTGCAAGAACGCTCGTCATGAAGCCGAAAATATTATTATTGGATGAACCGTTGAGTGCGTTAGACGGTGTCATAAAGGAATCGATTAAGCAGCGCATTAAATCCATAGCCAGAGAATTTAAGTTGACGACGATTATTGTGACGCATGACCCAGAAGAGGCATTAACGTTGTCGGACAAAGTTTTAATTATCAATGACGGTAGTATTTCTCAATTTGGTACGCCTACTGAAATTATCAACCAGCCTACTACTGATTTCGTAAAAGAGTTTATTCTAAAACAATTACAGATTAAGAGGCTAAACATCTATAACTTATTTGGTGAACACTATGCCTAA
- the phnW gene encoding 2-aminoethylphosphonate--pyruvate transaminase — protein sequence MNTYKLLTPGPLTTTSTVKQEMLLDRCTWEQDYKEITQKIRSQLLEFACATKEEYTTVLMQGSGSFVVESVLTTAVSRDDKVLIVTNGAYGERIVKMAQYIGLNYVEYSVAYNDYPKEDEIRRILIDDQEITHIAMVHCETTTGILNPIEMISNLAKEQGKTLIIDAMSSFGGMEINVAELEIDYLISSANKCIQGVPGFGFVIAKIEKLVACEGNARSLSLDLYDQWKEMNKDGKWRYTSPTHVVAAFAKALEELVEEGGIPARFSRYQHNNRLLRERFEKINIHAYITADKQSPIITTFLFPNEQFDFEAFYSFIKDRGYVIYPGKLTNIDTFRIGNIGEIYEEDIEELCVGVEEYMKVVAK from the coding sequence ATGAATACTTATAAACTACTAACGCCTGGCCCGTTGACAACTACAAGTACGGTAAAACAGGAAATGCTGCTTGATCGTTGCACATGGGAGCAAGACTATAAAGAAATTACACAAAAAATCAGATCCCAGCTTCTTGAATTCGCATGTGCTACAAAAGAGGAATATACGACTGTACTTATGCAAGGAAGTGGTTCGTTTGTCGTTGAATCGGTACTGACGACTGCCGTTTCAAGAGACGATAAAGTGCTGATTGTAACGAATGGTGCTTATGGCGAACGTATTGTGAAAATGGCTCAGTATATTGGACTTAATTACGTAGAATATAGTGTGGCATACAATGACTATCCGAAGGAAGACGAGATAAGACGTATTTTAATAGACGATCAAGAAATTACGCATATCGCAATGGTTCATTGTGAAACAACGACAGGTATTTTAAATCCGATTGAGATGATTTCGAACTTAGCGAAGGAACAAGGGAAAACACTAATCATTGATGCTATGAGTAGCTTTGGTGGGATGGAGATCAATGTAGCTGAACTTGAAATTGATTATTTAATTAGTAGCGCAAATAAATGCATTCAAGGGGTCCCTGGGTTTGGATTTGTCATCGCAAAAATTGAGAAGCTTGTCGCATGTGAAGGCAATGCACGTAGTTTGTCGCTGGATTTATATGATCAGTGGAAAGAGATGAACAAGGATGGGAAATGGCGTTATACATCCCCAACGCATGTAGTAGCTGCATTCGCAAAAGCGTTGGAAGAATTAGTTGAAGAAGGCGGTATCCCAGCTAGATTTTCCCGGTATCAGCATAATAATCGCTTGTTAAGAGAGCGATTTGAAAAAATAAATATACATGCCTATATCACAGCTGACAAACAATCGCCCATTATTACAACTTTCCTTTTTCCAAATGAACAGTTCGACTTTGAAGCATTCTATTCGTTTATCAAAGACAGAGGTTATGTCATTTATCCAGGTAAGCTGACGAACATAGATACTTTCCGCATTGGCAATATAGGTGAAATCTATGAAGAAGATATAGAGGAATTATGTGTTGGTGTAGAAGAGTATATGAAAGTGGTGGCAAAATGA
- the thiE gene encoding thiamine phosphate synthase, whose translation MDKQTVNLYFIMGTVNLAGRDPLHVLEEALKGGVTSFQLREKGHGALTGAELKTFARACQQLCEQNSVPFIVNDDIELAIEMGADGIHIGQEDGYISVVRDKVGPDMLIGVSAHNVKEAMAAADAGADYIGLGPVYETQTKTDMHPVIGIDTIREVASLLPGLPIVAIGGISERRAGAVIKAGASGVAVISAISEEKDPGEAASRLKGAVLLSLTGIEM comes from the coding sequence ATGGATAAGCAAACAGTTAACTTGTATTTCATCATGGGCACGGTGAATTTGGCGGGACGCGATCCGTTGCATGTCTTAGAAGAGGCGCTTAAAGGCGGCGTTACGAGCTTTCAATTACGTGAAAAAGGGCACGGTGCGTTAACTGGTGCAGAATTGAAGACTTTCGCACGGGCGTGTCAGCAATTATGTGAACAAAATAGTGTACCCTTCATCGTTAATGATGATATAGAGCTTGCGATTGAAATGGGTGCGGATGGTATTCATATCGGGCAGGAAGACGGATATATATCAGTTGTGCGTGACAAGGTCGGTCCAGATATGCTGATTGGTGTTTCTGCGCATAATGTAAAGGAAGCGATGGCGGCAGCTGATGCTGGTGCTGATTATATCGGTCTGGGTCCAGTTTACGAGACGCAGACGAAAACAGATATGCACCCTGTTATTGGAATTGACACAATTAGGGAGGTGGCATCGTTGCTACCTGGATTACCAATTGTTGCGATTGGCGGGATTTCAGAACGCAGAGCTGGCGCTGTCATTAAAGCTGGCGCATCAGGGGTAGCAGTTATTTCCGCAATTTCGGAAGAAAAAGATCCTGGAGAAGCAGCAAGTCGTTTAAAAGGCGCAGTTCTTCTTTCGTTAACAGGTATTGAAATGTAA
- a CDS encoding ABC transporter permease subunit yields MPNVKPAMRVIYIPIILLFITFLVVPLGMLLVRSFETSEGFNFSNYLTVLSDKELLESVGNSVKVSGLAAVITTVLAFILAYAVNCTRIYRPLKSAIKIGILIPMLLPTITYGFSIIYSFGNQGLITKIVGRNLVDIYGFNGLLIGYVIYTLPAAFLLINNAFKYVDKKFIVVSKLMGDGVLKSFKNTIVRPLVGTLGGAFVLSFILSFTDFGIPASIGGTYSVVATQLYQVMLGSIPDFNNGAAIAVIMLIPAVFAVLLLNYLEKLNFHYDKFTDTELAPHKGRDTGFGIISLAVLLAMLSVFAVMFIAPFVNSYPYDFTFTFKHFMDTFQSNNLLTVYKNSLFVALLTAVFGTLVAYCSAVLNTRTTVKWRSSIDIVSMMTNTIPGMVLGLSYLLLFNGSSLKGTFLIIVLCNIVHFFTTPYLMAKNALSKMNPTWETTGELLGDSWLKTIYRVILPNSASTVIEMFSYYFINAMVTISGIIFLVTAQTSLVANKIKELQHFGKFNEVFILSLLIFFTNLAVKLLCDHFQKRPFKQS; encoded by the coding sequence ATGCCTAATGTAAAACCGGCGATGCGCGTTATTTACATCCCAATCATCTTGTTATTCATCACATTTCTAGTAGTACCTCTTGGTATGTTGTTAGTTCGTTCTTTTGAAACAAGTGAGGGGTTCAATTTCTCGAATTACCTAACCGTTTTATCGGATAAAGAATTGCTAGAGTCCGTTGGTAACAGCGTTAAAGTTTCCGGCCTTGCTGCTGTGATTACAACGGTTTTGGCATTTATTCTGGCTTATGCCGTCAATTGTACAAGGATCTACAGGCCGTTAAAAAGTGCGATTAAAATAGGGATTCTTATTCCGATGTTGCTGCCTACCATTACATATGGATTTTCAATTATCTACTCATTTGGAAACCAAGGGTTAATTACCAAGATTGTCGGCCGAAACTTAGTTGATATTTACGGATTTAACGGTTTACTGATAGGCTATGTGATTTATACGTTACCAGCTGCCTTTCTTCTGATTAATAACGCCTTCAAGTATGTTGACAAGAAGTTTATCGTCGTTTCAAAGCTGATGGGTGACGGGGTGCTAAAGAGTTTTAAGAACACTATAGTCCGTCCATTAGTGGGGACTTTGGGTGGCGCTTTTGTACTTTCTTTCATTTTAAGCTTTACTGATTTCGGCATACCAGCTTCAATCGGTGGGACTTATTCTGTTGTAGCGACTCAGTTATACCAAGTTATGCTTGGTTCCATCCCAGATTTTAATAATGGTGCAGCTATAGCGGTTATCATGTTAATCCCGGCTGTGTTTGCTGTTTTACTTTTAAACTACCTCGAAAAACTTAATTTTCATTATGACAAGTTTACCGACACAGAGTTGGCTCCGCATAAGGGGAGGGACACAGGCTTTGGGATTATATCATTAGCCGTGTTACTAGCAATGCTTTCAGTGTTTGCTGTCATGTTCATTGCACCATTTGTAAACAGTTATCCTTATGATTTCACATTTACTTTTAAACATTTTATGGACACATTCCAATCGAATAATCTACTAACTGTCTATAAAAATTCATTGTTTGTTGCGCTATTGACGGCAGTGTTTGGTACGTTAGTCGCGTATTGTTCAGCAGTGTTAAATACTCGTACGACTGTGAAATGGAGATCATCTATTGATATCGTGTCGATGATGACCAATACGATACCAGGCATGGTGTTAGGTTTATCATATTTACTATTATTTAACGGTAGTAGTTTGAAAGGAACCTTTCTAATTATCGTTCTCTGTAACATTGTCCATTTCTTTACAACACCCTATTTAATGGCTAAAAACGCTTTATCCAAAATGAATCCGACTTGGGAAACGACTGGAGAGTTATTGGGGGATAGCTGGTTAAAAACCATCTATCGGGTAATTCTTCCAAACTCCGCATCGACGGTTATTGAAATGTTTAGCTATTACTTTATCAATGCCATGGTGACGATTAGCGGGATCATCTTTTTAGTCACAGCACAAACGTCATTGGTAGCTAACAAAATTAAAGAACTACAGCATTTCGGTAAATTCAATGAAGTATTCATTTTATCTCTACTCATCTTCTTTACAAATCTAGCCGTCAAGTTGCTTTGTGATCACTTTCAAAAAAGACCATTCAAACAATCATGA
- a CDS encoding histidine phosphatase family protein, with product MEKVIYIVRHCSAEGQAPEVELTAKGILQAGKLVEFFEDIEVDRIITSPFSRARQTGWPLAERKKLHVEVDSRLGERVLSSRDFEDWLIKLEDTFLDLHLKYEGGESSNEAISRVCDVVDELRDGSRTVLVTHGNLMALLVMSYDERFGFEHWQTLTNPDVYVVRIKDEDSEVERIWSTY from the coding sequence ATGGAAAAAGTTATTTACATTGTGCGTCATTGTTCGGCAGAAGGGCAGGCGCCCGAAGTGGAATTGACCGCAAAAGGGATATTGCAGGCGGGAAAGCTTGTAGAGTTTTTCGAAGATATCGAAGTGGATCGGATTATTACAAGTCCATTTTCTCGTGCGCGTCAGACGGGCTGGCCTTTAGCGGAGCGTAAGAAGCTACATGTAGAGGTGGATAGTCGGCTTGGAGAGCGTGTACTAAGTTCGAGAGATTTCGAGGATTGGTTGATAAAGCTGGAAGATACATTTTTGGATCTCCATTTAAAATATGAGGGCGGAGAGTCTTCGAATGAAGCGATTTCAAGGGTCTGTGATGTTGTGGATGAACTTCGTGACGGTTCGCGGACAGTTCTTGTGACGCACGGCAATTTAATGGCGCTGTTAGTAATGAGTTACGATGAGCGATTCGGTTTTGAGCACTGGCAGACACTGACGAATCCGGATGTGTATGTTGTTCGAATTAAGGACGAGGACTCGGAAGTAGAAAGAATTTGGAGTACGTACTAA
- a CDS encoding DUF3238 domain-containing protein codes for MKKSFEIQTVLHKADLIYFTWNDVGGTYNVYKDGHHLYEGTVSEFSDGDFKHAKLYNYVIERVEEGIVVEVIALQTSAFAEQKNKESPLQSLVMTTIVAKTQIALSWEEIKDVVEYDVYRNGKHLATVVDNRYIDRDFSLDEIYTYTIESKRSLAKSGERFNVFQSVVSTIFGMLNPVSSKEAATIERFSVTKAIAKPKELLKPVQDRVRPPNVDRWAFRYMTFLKDDWVLNPNILSRNRYFKGDDRGFDSNGASYRTRVDVELAYDLERSPLTFTRDVGQSLVCDTLKRFRKQATASHDGITLKRTNHGKEEAGFHLMHAVGNPLTTAPDINYEVRAVMRRDGTFDMGGYHDQAPHHEIYLMRGDVNDWVSIHQAESKGLAWMSEVIAWQYWRISNFE; via the coding sequence ATGAAGAAATCATTTGAAATACAAACTGTTTTGCATAAGGCGGATTTGATTTATTTTACATGGAATGATGTCGGAGGAACCTACAACGTCTATAAAGATGGACATCATTTGTATGAAGGAACTGTTTCCGAATTTAGTGACGGTGATTTCAAGCATGCGAAACTATATAATTACGTAATCGAACGTGTTGAAGAGGGTATTGTTGTAGAGGTTATTGCATTGCAAACGTCAGCATTTGCAGAACAGAAAAACAAAGAAAGTCCGCTCCAGTCGCTTGTCATGACAACGATTGTTGCAAAGACGCAAATTGCGTTGTCTTGGGAGGAAATTAAAGATGTCGTTGAATATGACGTTTACCGAAACGGGAAGCATTTGGCAACGGTGGTCGACAATCGTTACATTGACAGGGATTTTTCGTTGGATGAAATCTATACGTATACCATTGAATCTAAGCGTTCGCTTGCGAAGTCAGGAGAACGATTCAACGTGTTTCAATCGGTTGTCTCCACTATTTTTGGGATGTTGAATCCGGTTTCATCGAAGGAAGCAGCAACGATAGAACGGTTTTCGGTGACAAAGGCCATCGCCAAACCGAAGGAGTTGCTGAAGCCTGTTCAAGACAGAGTCCGTCCCCCGAATGTAGATAGATGGGCATTCCGCTACATGACGTTTTTGAAGGATGACTGGGTTTTGAATCCGAATATTTTGTCGCGAAATCGTTATTTTAAAGGAGATGATAGGGGATTCGATTCAAATGGAGCCAGTTATCGTACACGAGTCGACGTCGAACTGGCATATGATCTCGAACGTTCTCCGCTGACGTTTACGAGAGATGTTGGTCAGTCGCTTGTCTGTGACACTTTGAAACGTTTTAGGAAACAAGCAACTGCTTCACACGATGGGATTACATTGAAACGGACAAATCATGGGAAGGAAGAAGCGGGATTCCATCTCATGCATGCTGTTGGCAACCCTCTTACAACGGCACCTGACATCAACTATGAAGTACGGGCAGTTATGCGGCGGGACGGGACATTTGATATGGGGGGCTACCACGATCAGGCGCCTCATCATGAGATTTACCTGATGCGTGGTGATGTAAACGACTGGGTTTCAATTCACCAAGCGGAAAGTAAGGGGCTCGCGTGGATGTCCGAGGTAATTGCGTGGCAGTACTGGCGAATCTCTAATTTTGAATAG
- the phnX gene encoding phosphonoacetaldehyde hydrolase — MNKVEGVILDWAGTTVDFGCFAPVNVFVDIFKDAGIDVTMGEAREPMGMLKIDHIRAMLYMPRIAVLWEEKYGRLFNEQDVENLYAKFVPALMASLSAYTDPIPGVIETMDVLRGRGLKIGSTTGYTNTMMDVVVPNALEKGYYPDVFVTPDDTNSIGRPYPYMIYRNMEQLKLSASWKVVKVGDTVSDIKEGVNAGVWSVGVIIGSSEMGQDLDGFTRLSEADKETAISKTENSFMQNGADFTILTMRELPELIERINSLISDGKRPNSRLALALA; from the coding sequence ATGAATAAAGTAGAAGGCGTCATATTGGATTGGGCTGGGACAACAGTAGATTTTGGCTGTTTTGCACCTGTAAATGTATTTGTTGATATCTTTAAAGATGCTGGTATTGACGTGACAATGGGAGAAGCAAGAGAGCCAATGGGGATGCTGAAAATTGATCATATTCGCGCTATGTTGTACATGCCTAGAATAGCAGTATTATGGGAAGAAAAGTATGGGAGATTATTTAACGAACAAGATGTAGAGAATTTGTATGCGAAATTTGTGCCTGCATTGATGGCTTCATTGTCAGCGTACACGGATCCAATTCCCGGAGTTATAGAAACAATGGACGTATTAAGAGGTCGAGGATTGAAAATTGGATCGACAACGGGCTATACAAATACAATGATGGATGTCGTAGTTCCGAATGCGTTGGAGAAGGGGTATTACCCAGACGTCTTTGTGACCCCTGATGACACAAATTCGATTGGAAGACCGTACCCTTATATGATTTATCGGAATATGGAGCAACTTAAACTATCGGCATCATGGAAGGTAGTAAAAGTAGGCGATACGGTTTCAGATATTAAAGAGGGCGTTAATGCGGGTGTTTGGTCAGTTGGCGTCATTATAGGAAGCTCTGAAATGGGACAGGATTTAGACGGATTTACGCGTTTGTCAGAAGCTGATAAAGAAACTGCAATCTCTAAAACAGAAAATTCCTTTATGCAAAATGGTGCGGACTTTACGATTCTAACGATGCGTGAACTTCCCGAGCTCATAGAGCGTATAAATAGTCTTATTTCAGATGGTAAGAGGCCTAATTCAAGATTAGCATTAGCGCTTGCCTAG